The Amphiura filiformis chromosome 13, Afil_fr2py, whole genome shotgun sequence genome segment agtttgtgttaattgaccaaaggcacactaCAAAAAccgtgtctagagattgaacacttttttgtcctcgatttgtaaccacatgtaaaatctaaacacaaatggcaaacttcaaaacatcaagtgtttaatatctaaacacaaggcatcaaattactaaacatgttagcatttagacatgtttacaaatcgaggacaaaatggtgtctagaatggtgtttaatatctagacactgttttttttttttttgttttaaatttttctaCCAATTATATAACACTTGAgtcagcaacacaaagtcaaaatcaattacactacttgtcacaaaagcatttcaacaaaAGATACGTTAATTGTTACCTTATCTCACTTTtaacattcaaacaatgcgagtgacATGAGTCCTATGttatgcaattttgaaactttttagTTCTACaggtgactgacttcctaatatttgtcttaacttcttgtccaccatgcacaattgcacattattttgtaaacttaAGGTGGGTGGTACAttgataatgggaccctgtcccaacactgacctcaaagatgtcaaaaatcaaggtttttatacttagatagcccctacttgtctcctgctcatcctaagattttacacccaaaatccttgtgcttttgaaaaattgtgtaaaaaactgtcattttctttcattgttttcctcacaatttgttcaaatgtacaatgaatTTTGAGCATAAAATTAGAAGCTTGAGAAAAATGGGGCTTTATGATTAGTGCCATAAGTTTGAAATCTTTGGCAAGTTGGGGGGATCTCATACTCACATTACCAATcatatcaagcaatttaaaacattggaaatgcaatttaaaacatttaaagcaatttaaaacattgagatgctaagaatcaatttgcatcattATTAGAAGATTAGTGTCTTTATGAACATAGAACCTATAATTTTCCACATGACAAGAGAGACAGTAGATATTCTTCTAAAGAAAGATTAAGAAGAACTCCAAAAAAACAACTCTCAAAAATCTTAACTATACCTGTGTATGAGAAATGGTATCATATAATCAtatacttttaattttcttcaatgtgtattttatgctatcatttttaaatgaaagctttTCAGAATACTTAGTTACAATATGTATTGTAACACtttttttatgtttatgttttgtaccAGTTTATGGTGACCAATGTTtcgttttatttatcatgtttagggaaaacagtttgtttgtttaaacggagCAGAACTTCACATTTTATGTGATATAATTTATATGATGCTAAATTTTTTATatgtgtctcttgtgtgaatagacctggaagtgtatcagaattcagaacgggGAAGGGCAcattttacaggtggaatgatctggaatcacagacatctgcttgtgaattgaaatgctgaattgaaatcaatgctgaatttcatttcaacttcattcttcatcactcaccatgatttcaattccaatacaATTCAAATCTTCATtactcacgatgatttcaattccaatcgaattcaattcatgcccaagcccactcaattcgattccaattcaattccaatgcattgaaatgaaaatcgcacaaaattcattccaattcaattcgatttcaatgcattgaatcaaCATAAGTGACAAAGCCCTTAAATAatgaaaagaaatgttttgtaattttaggggaggGGTATTGAATCCTGTATTTGTTCTTGGTTAAAAGTAGCTCAAGTATTATAAGGCTCTATCAATTCATATTGCTTGTATGAAACTATTGTTTGGTGATTCTCGTTTGATAGTTCAAATAGCTACAACTCGTATATGAAATGAAAACTACTTGGTAAAACAAAATCAGCAATGATTTTTTACAAGGAGTCGCTAGTCGTTTGTACAAGAACAATTTAACAGAGCCCACGAATAAAAAGAATTTAATTATCTTAAGGTCTATGGGGTGACGATAGAAATGGACGGAAATATagaaaaaccaacattttggGCATTTTGGACACTCAAATGAAAAAGTTCTGATGTAAAATTCAAACACACGgctagtgagtacaaacataaataaatacattacatTCTGGTGctataacaaaaacaaaagataTCCTGTAccttatggaacaaaggtgcgaTATCCATGTATTGAGGTCATCAGTGGGAATTACATGCAAAATCATTCCAGTGTTTGCAGTGTTTCTGGCAAGAAAAGgctcttttaaaatcattaatcATTAATTAGGCTATTATTCGATCTCTCACGTCTGTGGTACACTTGTATTATAACATTACATTACCAATCAATCATGACTAATCCTAATTTCGCAAATATTTATGAAAATTTCTGCACATAAATGCTTCATTTAGGCGTCTTTCTGAGAATTTAAATTATGGCCGCACAACCGtaaattctatttggtggtgtgaaatctttaaCCCTGATTTTACacttaatttaaatttaatatttgtcTTGGGTCCTATTTCAAccggaaagtttgctatatcttttaaTGATTCAAAAGCTAAACATTTCTATATTTTCTGTCATTTCAGAGGAAATTCGCGAGAGAAGTTAAGCCTACGACCAAATTTTTCTATGAGTACAAGCAATGGCTGAAGGAAAACAGATATATGGAGAACATCGAGGAGGCAACATGGGACGTAATCATGAATGCAGACATAGATGCAACCAGCAGACTAAGGGAAGAAGAAGGGGAATCGCAGTCGCAAGACTTGTTTTCACAGGAGAGTACTAGTACTTGAAAATTTTAGTAAAATGTACACAAGGTTGATCTAAAATAATTGGGGTGTGGGCGGCACTCAACTATTCGCATACTCCTTTTTAGGCGTATTATTAATTCGTGTTTAGTGTGAATAGTTTATAAACTTAAGGGATGGTGCAAAAATATGTGTAcctccggggtggtgaattctcaaaatggtctgccaaaaatcgcttgcccccccaccgtgccaaaaaatctttgtcccccccttttgacgtgccaaaaaacctttgcacccccttttgatgtgccaaaatatctttgcccccccccttacacatccAGATTTTGgtgaacctgaatttaaaatctgaaattgtcttatcatataatgcgagcgcagcgagcaggaaattttgcaaatttgaacGTGTCCcaaacgttttcctacacctttttagggcataatatagaaacggtgcccaaaatatctgtgccaaaaatcgcttgcccccccttccgaCCTGTCAAAAATTGCTCGACCCACCCTTTTGATCTGCCAAAAATgatcaccccgggggtacacataatttatATTGCACGACCCCTAACATGTTAACTGCAGTGTTGATCAAGAAAATTCATGTCGGTTCAAGCTCCGCTAGCTTTGTTCTGGAAGAGTCCAAATTTATTGCTATTTGCTTGTCACTTTATAGAATACTATTATCGTATCGATTGAGCTATACCAAAAACGCGGAACAAAATTGTCCATCTatactttattttgtattttagttACAGGCTTTTGTATATCTTTTAAACAggcttgacattaagtatggaatgttTCTTCGTGAAGTACCAAGACtagtctgaaaggggtctgcataaaccgcttGAGGTAAATGTTAATTGGGGTGTATCgggagatgatgtaaaataattgttttatagACAGTGTGCTTTATATTAGTTTACATTTAACTTGAGCAACGTAATGTAaacatttttcatcaaaattagtcgacacccccccccaacacactcAAATAAATATTCAACCGGTGCGGTTTATATACCCATAGTCTTGACACTTCGTAAATAAATATCCAaaaataaatgtcaagtctgtacatggCTTTTGTTTTTAAGAGTTCGGATACCTGAGGTAAATTTGCATGTTGTACAAGCAAGGGTGAAAAATGAAAGTcactccgattttcgtaaaaatggaggcAATTGTTCATCAAGATCAcgggattcagaaaaagaatagttctCATTTATATCTGCTATGTAAAATTCAGAATATAGTTGACAAACAAAGCCTGTTGAATCATAATACAGATCTTTTAATTCTTTGCTGTGTGACATACTAACCAACTATTATTCGTTTTCTGAAAAGCTCTGAAGCTAgacaaacatgtttagaaacgtggtacaagaaaagtgttgaatttttatatttaacacaATTTTAGCAGTGTAGACctatattaaaaaaatttaacttgACCAAAGTCATCCAATAATCTATTTCGGTTTACTTAATAGCCATAATTATGATATGTTTTCACCATTAACGACGCACGACGCACGCAAATGCCACTAAATGTTACTATTTAATTTGTATGTCACTCTACTGTGATGTGATGTCACTCCACTGTTTTTATTGTATTAGTATATTTACCTTATCACTATTATTGCTTTTCCACTATTTATCTTAAAAATTacttcagaaaaaataaaagggattATGGTAAAGAGATAAACTTTACTTTGTCTCTTTTCTAGCTGAATTTGGCGGAGTTGCAAAtatacgtataggcctatatataaacaCTACAGTTTTATCAAGTAAGTTATTTAATTTCCATGAACTGTTAATTAATGTAACAACTTAAATTATTTAAGTTGGTAAAATCAGAAAAGTTGTAAGCAATTGTTGAGGTAATCCAAAATTGTTGAGATTATTTGAAACGCAACGTCAATTgtatctgtaggcctatgtgaagcgatcagagaagatgagaatggACTCACCTTCTctggatcaagcaaaatcagtcataaaacccggaaatatcgattttgagataggcctatagccaaataaaggaaatattttcttttgcttCCTGTTGCTAGTGGTTAAATTAAAaagaggttttctgcaaaatgcagctttgcaaatgctttttacaatcctataaggtgacaatttaatatttccgagttccggttgattgtgcttgatcgcatcacatatgagcattttttattttaagttaAACTTGAATGTACCTTCGACACTCTCTAAAGTTTACCGATTGAAATATATTTATCTTTTAACGGTTGgcgataggaatcaatctaaataaactgaaaaatattttgaaatattaatgGATCCACTTTTTCCAACCATCCGAACAAGTGTTATGGTCTactcgtatacatggtataggctATACTGCCAAATGTCAAACGTGGTTTTGGCCTATATATTtagcatgttttatgtttttttgAGATCTTCAACAAACTTTTTTCTaatttatattttcaattatttttcaatTGGACAGTATTGACAATACAGATTACCTGCAAGATTGAGCAACCATGTAAATCAACCTTTTCAACAGAATATTCAAACAAACTTATTCCTGAttgtgtagaaaaattcaaatcatTTGATTGAGAAATCGAACACGATTTGTCTATGACTGCAATCGACAGAAAGATTACAAAACAATATAGTTTGGATTAATTATTCACATCTAGAGAGTcttgaaatgaatgaaataatgACCATATTTAATACTCGACATTTTAATAATCTATGGTCGGTGTTATGTCATTGACGTTTTATGTACTACAAATAAGGGGAATATCCAGTAGCTTCTTGAGACAGGAGGtaatggtaacaaaatttatttgGTAAACAACCAGATAGTCCCTCAAAATTTATTCAACATGTATTCGTAAGGCCTACCGGGTCTatagaaaatcaaaattttctatcaaaaattgaATTTACGAATCGCTGCACAGTATAGGCCACAACTGCTACGCACAGACCAGTTACTCGTGTCATCGATAGGCTGTATGATGACACCTCTGTTAAATGAGGAGACACATTTGCTCCTGCATTTTCCAACACAAGTTCGGGATGAGGCCATACCATTTTCTAGACGCCAATTGAAACAGTCTCTAGATGTTGCACTGGAGCACAGATCCAGGATCTGTGACTGAACCTAGTACCTGtgataaaaaatgaaagaaaacatcgatgttagaaaaaagaaacaacattaatatttattcatttatttaccaTGTTCAAACACAATGTAGTAAATCTATTATCTATATATGTGTGCGTATACTTGTGATATAATCAATTAAGACATGGGTCTAACTGTTCGTATTAACTTTAATGAAAAACGAGTGCAATGAATGCTATACGAATTATCTCTCGCCAATTAAAATATCATTCTTTGATAATGAGTGAACACgaatatttcatttgaaaattGATGATTTAGTAGACTATGACTTCATGCAGTTTGAAGAGAGCGGATTTTGCGGTGAAATAAATTAACGGTATTGAAAACAAATTTGTTCCTTGTCTCATTTGTGATGTGTGGAGAGAGATGTCGGGAGTGTATAACAAAAGTAATAATAAATGAACACTTGTAAAATGAAactttttttatcaaattaaattaactTACATGGGGTATGacaggccacagaccaaaaaaaataggaaaattgcTAAAAGACGCTGAAAAACaggtaaaatcagggta includes the following:
- the LOC140167879 gene encoding uncharacterized protein, translating into MMAYEEAVKKMLKTFQQEERKYLQAQGKFLKWRTKSTVDIFDAFCAARKVRGTDPAVRNKGLRAMILVRKFAREVKPTTKFFYEYKQWLKENRYMENIEEATWDVIMNADIDATSRLREEEGESQSQDLFSQESTST